The following proteins come from a genomic window of Corynebacterium hansenii:
- a CDS encoding RBBP9/YdeN family alpha/beta hydrolase, whose amino-acid sequence MNDMRHDPVTDLPDGVPAFSGGPRAVIVHGFNGYPAKHWFPWLAGELVGAGFPVTRVALPEPSRPDPRAWAAALAEQAGSLDGAVVVAHSLGCFTTLRHLADNPDQALAGLVLVAGFDLKGDELERGTAEERGALSQLDPFLGDGVDTPALVPRLGKVTVIMSDDDHIVPRVFSEALAERLGVDPVVVPGAKHFLYSDGVTEVPAARDAALAALEA is encoded by the coding sequence ATGAACGACATGCGACACGACCCCGTCACGGACCTCCCGGACGGGGTCCCCGCCTTTTCCGGCGGCCCCCGCGCCGTCATCGTCCACGGTTTCAACGGCTATCCCGCCAAGCACTGGTTCCCGTGGCTTGCCGGCGAACTGGTCGGCGCGGGCTTCCCCGTCACGCGCGTCGCCCTGCCGGAGCCGTCGCGCCCGGATCCGCGGGCCTGGGCCGCCGCGCTCGCGGAGCAGGCGGGATCCCTGGACGGCGCCGTGGTCGTCGCCCATTCGCTCGGTTGCTTCACGACGCTGCGCCATCTGGCCGACAACCCCGATCAAGCCCTCGCCGGGCTCGTGCTCGTCGCGGGTTTCGACCTCAAGGGCGATGAGCTGGAGCGGGGGACGGCCGAAGAGCGCGGCGCGCTGAGCCAGCTCGACCCGTTCCTCGGCGATGGCGTGGACACCCCGGCGCTGGTGCCGCGGTTGGGCAAGGTCACCGTGATCATGTCGGATGACGACCACATCGTGCCGCGGGTCTTCTCCGAGGCTCTGGCGGAGCGGTTGGGCGTCGACCCCGTCGTGGTGCCGGGCGCGAAGCACTTCCTGTACTCCGACGGCGTGACCGAGGTGCCCGCCGCACGGGATGCGGCGCTGGCGGCGCTGGAGGCGTGA
- a CDS encoding MerR family transcriptional regulator yields the protein MRGNGYGDGPEYDIDDGDGTELTIGETADLLGVTVRTLRHWESIGLLVPSWRTLGGHRLYVDADVRRAQQILVYREVGLPLSEVRELVDGGGDVRDHLERQRRLLSERASHLRRMIGVVDEMLEEIDMNDGKTMDARAAAEKFGGGWRQDFADEAEARWGGTDAWAQSAAANANRSEEEWARMYADQEALGAKLADAVRDGADPDSELGREVSAMHRAGVENHYECGLGRQVILARMYLADDRFQETYGGEAPTKWLVAAIEADARAHGVDPDEAAWD from the coding sequence ATGCGAGGCAACGGATACGGCGACGGACCCGAGTACGACATCGACGACGGCGACGGCACCGAGCTGACCATCGGCGAAACCGCCGACCTGCTCGGCGTCACCGTGCGCACGCTGCGGCATTGGGAGTCCATCGGGCTGCTGGTGCCGTCGTGGCGGACGCTCGGCGGCCATCGGCTCTACGTCGACGCCGACGTCCGGCGCGCGCAGCAGATCCTGGTGTACCGGGAAGTCGGGCTGCCGCTGTCGGAGGTCCGCGAGCTGGTCGACGGCGGCGGCGACGTCCGGGATCACCTGGAGCGCCAGCGGCGTCTGCTGTCCGAACGCGCCTCGCATCTGCGCCGGATGATCGGCGTGGTCGACGAGATGCTCGAGGAGATCGACATGAACGACGGAAAGACGATGGACGCCCGCGCCGCGGCCGAGAAGTTCGGCGGCGGGTGGCGGCAGGACTTCGCCGACGAGGCCGAGGCCCGCTGGGGCGGCACCGACGCCTGGGCGCAGTCCGCGGCGGCGAACGCGAACCGCTCCGAGGAGGAGTGGGCGCGGATGTACGCCGACCAGGAAGCGCTGGGGGCGAAGCTGGCGGACGCGGTCCGCGACGGCGCCGACCCCGATTCGGAGCTCGGCCGCGAGGTGTCGGCCATGCACCGCGCGGGCGTGGAGAACCACTACGAGTGCGGCCTCGGCCGCCAGGTGATCCTGGCCCGCATGTACCTGGCGGATGACCGCTTCCAGGAGACCTACGGCGGCGAGGCGCCGACGAAGTGGCTGGTCGCCGCCATCGAAGCCGACGCCCGCGCCCACGGCGTCGACCCGGACGAAGCCGCCTGGGATTGA
- a CDS encoding HypC/HybG/HupF family hydrogenase formation chaperone, producing MCIGVPGKILAIREGLMPMADLDFGGTARECCLAYVPEAQVGDYVLIQNGFAMDVIDEASARASLEAIAELGLAPDATSGD from the coding sequence ATGTGCATTGGCGTTCCGGGCAAGATCCTGGCCATCCGCGAGGGGCTCATGCCCATGGCGGACCTCGACTTCGGCGGCACCGCCCGCGAATGCTGCCTGGCCTACGTGCCGGAGGCGCAGGTGGGGGACTACGTGCTCATTCAGAACGGGTTCGCCATGGACGTCATCGACGAGGCCTCCGCACGGGCGTCGCTGGAGGCGATCGCGGAACTGGGGCTTGCACCTGACGCAACGTCAGGTGATTGA
- a CDS encoding reducing hydrogenase subunit alpha, which produces MSETIHLDQLVDPFEAKVVVVRDAAGAVVDARFDLAGLPRLDPMLVGKDVAGVPDLVKMLCGICPVAHHLAGVAALESLAGIAPGDLPRPVRDQRLLLHHGSVLDSLASRFIGRDRELAVRLRRLGKLAMSAAGAPGHFPDVAVPGGVRVPVDAGALGELAGQLPALDDDLASLIAAVPSAESSAAERFDGLDVAVVDARGELDPLGGHVGLMGPNIRETVPAAEWAARVTESRPGAPDPRPVIDVAGKKWPYRVGPMSRMRFRGGAGDPFRAQLDTLADSVRALIGLCGSLSGSAADPVTEASQSMGPGRGIGVVDGPRGLLAHEYEVDAGGTVTGCRILTPTAQNEGWLAGMLRASLAAAGDGEAWAEGAIRAADPCLPCTSAPEGAMGVTVEEETEGNR; this is translated from the coding sequence ATGAGCGAGACCATCCACCTGGACCAGCTGGTCGACCCGTTCGAGGCGAAGGTCGTGGTCGTCCGCGACGCCGCCGGGGCGGTCGTCGACGCGCGCTTCGACCTCGCGGGCCTGCCGCGCCTGGATCCGATGCTGGTGGGCAAGGACGTCGCGGGCGTGCCGGATCTGGTGAAGATGCTCTGCGGCATCTGCCCCGTCGCCCACCACCTGGCGGGCGTGGCGGCGCTGGAGTCGCTGGCGGGCATCGCGCCGGGCGATCTGCCGCGGCCGGTGCGGGATCAGCGGCTGCTGCTGCATCACGGCAGCGTGCTCGATTCCCTGGCGTCGCGGTTCATCGGCCGCGACCGGGAGTTGGCGGTGCGCCTGCGCCGGCTCGGCAAGCTGGCCATGTCGGCGGCGGGCGCGCCGGGCCATTTCCCGGACGTCGCGGTCCCCGGCGGGGTGCGGGTGCCCGTCGATGCGGGGGCGTTGGGCGAGCTCGCGGGGCAGCTTCCCGCGCTTGACGACGACCTGGCGTCCCTCATCGCCGCCGTGCCATCCGCGGAGAGCTCTGCGGCGGAGAGGTTCGACGGGCTCGACGTCGCGGTCGTGGATGCCCGGGGAGAACTCGATCCGCTGGGCGGCCACGTGGGGCTCATGGGCCCGAACATCCGCGAGACCGTTCCCGCCGCCGAGTGGGCGGCCCGCGTGACCGAGAGCCGACCCGGCGCGCCGGACCCGCGGCCGGTCATCGACGTGGCGGGGAAGAAGTGGCCGTACCGCGTCGGCCCGATGTCGCGGATGCGGTTCCGCGGCGGCGCGGGCGATCCCTTCCGCGCGCAGCTGGACACCCTCGCCGATTCGGTGCGCGCGCTGATCGGCCTGTGCGGGTCGCTGTCGGGTTCTGCGGCGGATCCGGTGACGGAGGCGTCGCAAAGCATGGGGCCGGGCAGGGGCATCGGCGTGGTCGACGGCCCGCGCGGCCTGCTCGCCCACGAGTACGAGGTCGATGCCGGCGGCACGGTGACGGGCTGCCGCATTCTCACGCCCACCGCCCAGAACGAGGGCTGGCTGGCCGGGATGCTGCGCGCGTCGCTGGCCGCCGCGGGCGACGGCGAGGCCTGGGCCGAGGGCGCGATCCGCGCGGCCGACCCGTGCCTGCCGTGCACGTCGGCGCCGGAGGGCGCGATGGGCGTTACGGTGGAGGAAGAGACGGAAGGAAACCGCTGA
- a CDS encoding hydrogenase maturation nickel metallochaperone HypA, giving the protein MHELGLLSGVVEVIAGAADGRRVRRVALDVGSRAGVIEHALYAAWPLAAGGTVCEGADLEVVVIPATVWCPACEAEREIDEFFALACPECGAPTADLRRGREFAIREVDVDSGA; this is encoded by the coding sequence ATGCATGAGTTGGGGCTCCTGTCGGGAGTGGTCGAGGTCATCGCCGGGGCGGCCGACGGCCGGCGCGTGCGACGCGTGGCCCTCGACGTGGGCTCCCGCGCCGGCGTCATCGAACACGCCCTGTACGCCGCGTGGCCGCTGGCCGCCGGAGGGACCGTATGCGAGGGCGCCGACCTGGAGGTCGTGGTCATCCCCGCCACCGTATGGTGCCCTGCGTGCGAGGCCGAACGGGAAATCGACGAGTTCTTCGCCCTCGCCTGCCCCGAATGCGGCGCGCCCACCGCCGACCTGCGGCGCGGGCGGGAATTCGCCATCCGGGAAGTCGACGTCGACTCGGGGGCCTAG
- a CDS encoding hydrogenase maturation protease: MGDDAAGLEILRLLKARYAGFGSYSDTDSAPAPSAVDVDSLVPLASASATPGVPSHVTVATATATDIAAGPDGRIGDVAFVEGGTSGLELVGVVGEARKLLVLDGLTGPGEPGDVVVLEGDQVPRLLSSKLSPHQVGLLDLLATARLLGHEPEHVGVVGVVCASAELEVRLTPEVAAGLPAAVDAAAEVLERWASG; the protein is encoded by the coding sequence ATGGGCGACGACGCCGCGGGGCTGGAGATCCTCCGGCTGCTCAAGGCGCGGTATGCGGGCTTCGGTTCGTACTCGGACACGGACTCAGCCCCCGCCCCCTCCGCCGTCGACGTCGATTCCCTCGTCCCGCTGGCCAGCGCCTCGGCGACGCCGGGCGTCCCGTCCCACGTCACCGTCGCCACGGCCACCGCGACCGACATCGCGGCGGGCCCGGACGGCCGGATCGGCGACGTCGCCTTCGTCGAGGGCGGCACCTCCGGCCTGGAGCTGGTGGGCGTCGTCGGCGAGGCCCGCAAGCTGCTCGTCCTCGATGGCCTGACCGGCCCGGGGGAGCCCGGCGACGTCGTGGTGCTCGAGGGCGACCAGGTGCCGCGGCTGCTCAGCTCGAAGCTGTCGCCGCATCAGGTGGGCCTGCTCGATCTGCTGGCCACCGCGCGCCTGCTGGGCCACGAACCCGAGCACGTCGGCGTCGTGGGGGTGGTGTGCGCCAGCGCGGAGCTGGAGGTGCGCCTGACCCCGGAGGTCGCGGCCGGGCTGCCCGCCGCAGTCGATGCGGCGGCGGAGGTCCTGGAGCGATGGGCGTCCGGCTAG
- the cybH gene encoding Ni/Fe-hydrogenase, b-type cytochrome subunit — protein sequence MTAPEKHPEKHPEKNPDAHPDLGREAEAMSADSMRAPGEPRRIVDGDEYVRVDLWSAGLRFQHWASVFLIVVMSATGWYIMDPFFGPDAATSAASGDTGYLMGIIRFIHITAGFLWCGVALARLFMLFFARGEQSRWRSLLPFHSKSDVKGMWDTILYYSFIKRHAPLYIAHNPLQQLSYTGIYVMCLLQLLTGLALFGLYDQSNWFFVILSYPVHWFGIPIIRLVHAVLMFLIWVFVVIHVYLAVRSDVVEKHGGISSMINGGMWLHRDAKPVDGDRVGPPKKDEERRRRFRWARANRWTAK from the coding sequence ATGACCGCCCCGGAAAAGCACCCCGAAAAGCACCCGGAAAAGAACCCGGACGCGCACCCCGATCTCGGCCGCGAGGCGGAGGCGATGTCCGCCGATTCGATGCGGGCCCCCGGGGAGCCGCGCCGGATCGTCGACGGCGACGAGTACGTGCGCGTCGACCTGTGGTCGGCGGGCCTGCGGTTCCAGCATTGGGCGTCGGTGTTCCTCATCGTGGTGATGTCGGCGACCGGCTGGTACATCATGGACCCGTTCTTCGGCCCCGACGCGGCGACGTCCGCGGCGTCGGGCGACACGGGCTACCTGATGGGCATCATCCGTTTCATCCACATCACGGCGGGTTTCCTGTGGTGCGGCGTCGCCCTGGCCCGACTGTTCATGCTGTTCTTCGCCCGCGGCGAGCAGTCGCGGTGGCGGTCGCTGCTGCCGTTCCACTCGAAGTCCGACGTCAAGGGCATGTGGGACACGATCCTGTACTACTCGTTCATCAAGCGGCACGCGCCGCTGTACATCGCGCACAATCCGCTGCAGCAGCTGTCGTACACGGGCATTTACGTCATGTGCCTGCTGCAGCTGCTGACGGGTCTGGCGCTGTTCGGGCTGTACGACCAGTCGAACTGGTTCTTCGTGATCCTGTCGTACCCGGTGCATTGGTTCGGCATCCCGATCATCCGTCTGGTGCACGCGGTGCTGATGTTCCTGATCTGGGTGTTCGTGGTCATCCACGTGTACCTGGCGGTGCGTTCCGACGTCGTGGAGAAGCACGGCGGCATTTCCTCGATGATCAACGGCGGCATGTGGTTGCACCGCGACGCCAAGCCGGTCGACGGCGATCGGGTGGGCCCGCCGAAGAAGGACGAGGAGAGGCGCCGCCGCTTCCGGTGGGCCCGCGCCAACCGGTGGACGGCGAAGTGA
- a CDS encoding nickel-dependent hydrogenase large subunit — protein MATEKLVIDPLTRIEGHLRIELEHENGKISEAWSETTMFRGIEEICQGRDPRDVWAFVGRICGVCTGVHSIASVVAVEDAIGSNPPPQARRIRDLVLGSQEIHDHAVHFYHLHALDWVNVVSAAEADVDKALEFARSIGSKWRGNTHDKFAKVKETLNQVIESGQLSIFTGGYWDHPDYRLPPEANLMAVSHYLDALEFQRSIIRINTVFGGKNPHPNFLVGGMACSIDPDKSETVNQVQLDQVETWVAEMVEFVRDCYYPDAVAIMGAYKDYFDIGAAAPNFLAVGMAGATYGGDPAKSRVETAHPEVKPGVILDGDYSKVAPFDPAKIEEFVSSAWFSYADGDDKGLHPLVGETTVEYTGPKPPYEWLGDNDKYTWSKAPRYDGRVIQVGPVARVLNAYIQGEKRTKKLVDDAVRKLGIRIEQMNSTAGRTYARVVEAVTTAEYMAEVVMPKFVEGIRNGDIDVFDASKWEPSSWPDECSGMAFTEVARGMLSHFTSIKDGKVSNYQAVVPTTWLAGGRDPEGKRGPYEESLAGGHPLVDPEQPLEPIRTIHSFDPCMSCAVHVLDVGGSELFRTVTS, from the coding sequence ATGGCCACCGAGAAACTCGTCATCGATCCGCTGACCCGCATCGAGGGGCACCTGCGCATCGAGCTGGAGCACGAGAACGGGAAGATCTCCGAGGCGTGGAGCGAGACGACCATGTTCCGCGGCATCGAGGAGATCTGCCAGGGGCGCGACCCCCGCGACGTCTGGGCGTTCGTCGGCCGCATCTGCGGCGTGTGCACGGGCGTCCACTCGATCGCCTCGGTGGTGGCGGTGGAGGACGCGATCGGCTCGAACCCGCCGCCGCAGGCCCGCCGGATCCGCGATCTGGTGCTCGGGTCGCAGGAGATCCACGACCACGCGGTGCACTTCTACCACCTGCACGCACTCGACTGGGTCAACGTCGTCTCGGCGGCGGAGGCCGACGTGGACAAGGCCCTGGAGTTCGCCCGCTCGATCGGGTCGAAGTGGCGGGGCAACACGCACGACAAGTTCGCCAAGGTCAAGGAGACCCTGAACCAGGTCATCGAGTCCGGGCAGCTGTCCATCTTCACCGGCGGCTACTGGGATCACCCCGATTACCGCCTGCCCCCCGAGGCGAACCTGATGGCGGTGTCGCATTACCTGGACGCGCTGGAGTTCCAGCGGTCGATCATCCGCATCAACACCGTGTTCGGCGGCAAGAACCCGCACCCGAACTTCCTGGTCGGCGGCATGGCCTGTTCCATCGACCCCGACAAGTCCGAGACCGTCAACCAGGTCCAGCTCGACCAGGTCGAGACGTGGGTCGCGGAGATGGTCGAGTTCGTGCGCGACTGCTACTACCCGGACGCCGTGGCGATCATGGGCGCGTACAAGGATTACTTCGACATCGGCGCCGCCGCCCCGAATTTCCTGGCGGTCGGCATGGCCGGCGCGACGTACGGCGGCGACCCGGCGAAGTCGCGCGTCGAAACGGCGCACCCGGAGGTCAAGCCGGGCGTCATCCTCGACGGCGACTACTCCAAGGTGGCGCCGTTCGACCCGGCGAAGATCGAGGAGTTCGTCTCCTCGGCGTGGTTCAGCTACGCGGACGGCGACGACAAGGGCCTGCACCCCCTCGTCGGCGAGACCACCGTCGAGTACACCGGCCCGAAGCCGCCGTACGAGTGGTTGGGCGACAACGACAAGTACACCTGGTCGAAGGCGCCGCGCTACGACGGGCGCGTGATCCAGGTCGGCCCCGTCGCCCGCGTGCTCAACGCGTACATCCAGGGCGAGAAGCGAACAAAGAAGCTTGTCGACGACGCCGTGCGGAAGCTCGGCATCCGGATCGAGCAGATGAACTCCACGGCGGGCCGCACCTACGCCCGCGTGGTGGAGGCGGTGACCACCGCCGAGTACATGGCGGAGGTGGTCATGCCGAAGTTCGTCGAGGGCATCCGCAACGGCGACATCGACGTCTTCGACGCGAGCAAGTGGGAGCCGTCGAGCTGGCCGGACGAGTGCTCGGGCATGGCCTTCACCGAGGTCGCGCGCGGCATGCTCAGCCACTTCACGTCCATCAAGGACGGGAAGGTGAGCAACTACCAGGCGGTGGTGCCCACCACGTGGCTGGCCGGCGGCCGCGATCCGGAGGGCAAGCGCGGCCCCTACGAGGAGTCGCTGGCTGGCGGGCACCCGCTGGTCGACCCGGAGCAGCCCCTGGAGCCGATCCGCACGATCCATTCCTTCGACCCCTGCATGTCCTGCGCGGTCCACGTGCTGGACGTCGGCGGATCGGAGCTGTTCAGGACGGTGACATCATGA
- a CDS encoding hydrogenase small subunit, whose translation MNIGDGWRGETLAENLERSGVSRRDFMKFCGGLAAIFAAGSPAMAGAQELTPAAQEIADKLGAVEKPNVVWLQLQECTGCMESTLRSGGSTVEDLVLNRLSMPYNELLMAPSGHAAEKALDDANAEPHILVVNGSVPMKGDGIFCTIGGKSAEQVLREAAENATAILAVGACAVWGSVQAAKPNPTGAVGVDELIKDKPVINVAGCPPIGEVITATITYILTHGEAPKVDAEGRPLFAYDQRIHDSCPRRPHFDAGQFVRTFDDEGARNGWCLYEVGCKGPSTFSPCPIIQWNLKSGWPIGQGHPCIGCTEKDFFDKFSPFYEELPNITGFGVESTAAKVGLGAVGVAAAGVAAHAGITTIKQIGIRQKSGDERVIAKFGDGPDAGSAGRAVDAHDNTPGKDS comes from the coding sequence GTGAATATCGGGGATGGTTGGCGGGGTGAGACGCTCGCCGAGAATCTGGAGAGGTCGGGCGTTTCGCGCCGCGACTTCATGAAATTCTGCGGTGGGCTCGCCGCGATCTTCGCCGCGGGGTCGCCCGCGATGGCCGGTGCGCAGGAGCTGACGCCGGCGGCGCAGGAGATCGCGGACAAGCTCGGCGCGGTGGAAAAGCCCAATGTGGTGTGGCTGCAGCTGCAGGAATGCACGGGCTGCATGGAATCGACGCTGCGTTCCGGCGGTTCGACGGTGGAGGATCTGGTGCTCAACCGCCTGTCCATGCCGTACAACGAGCTGCTGATGGCGCCGTCGGGCCACGCCGCCGAGAAGGCGCTGGACGACGCGAACGCGGAGCCGCACATTCTCGTGGTCAACGGCTCGGTGCCGATGAAGGGCGACGGCATTTTCTGCACCATCGGCGGCAAGTCCGCGGAGCAGGTGCTCCGGGAGGCCGCGGAGAACGCCACGGCGATCCTGGCCGTCGGCGCCTGCGCGGTGTGGGGGTCGGTGCAGGCGGCGAAGCCGAACCCGACCGGCGCGGTCGGCGTCGACGAGCTGATCAAGGACAAGCCGGTCATCAACGTGGCCGGCTGCCCGCCGATTGGCGAGGTCATCACCGCCACGATCACGTACATCCTGACGCACGGCGAGGCGCCGAAGGTCGACGCCGAGGGCCGTCCGCTGTTCGCCTACGACCAGCGGATCCACGACTCGTGCCCGCGCCGCCCGCACTTCGACGCGGGCCAGTTCGTGCGCACCTTCGACGATGAAGGCGCCCGCAACGGCTGGTGCCTGTACGAGGTCGGCTGCAAGGGCCCGTCGACGTTCAGCCCGTGCCCGATCATCCAGTGGAACCTCAAGTCGGGCTGGCCCATCGGCCAGGGCCACCCGTGCATCGGCTGCACGGAGAAGGACTTCTTCGACAAGTTCTCGCCGTTCTACGAGGAGCTGCCGAACATCACCGGTTTCGGCGTGGAGTCCACCGCCGCGAAGGTGGGCCTGGGCGCCGTCGGCGTCGCGGCCGCGGGCGTTGCGGCGCATGCGGGCATCACCACCATCAAGCAGATCGGCATCCGGCAGAAGTCGGGCGATGAGCGGGTGATCGCCAAGTTCGGCGACGGTCCCGACGCCGGTTCTGCGGGCCGTGCGGTCGACGCGCACGACAACACCCCGGGGAAGGACAGTTAA
- the hypB gene encoding hydrogenase nickel incorporation protein HypB: MGRFHRHDDGTVHAHDHGDHPHEHHHHHDHDHDHDHGHDHHHDHGHAHEHDHGDHSGYDTGRERVQILEDIFTENDVRAAENRAFFDAHGVTAINVMSSPGSGKTALLRHALEDLKGKVRVGVIEGDIETPLDAERLEGFGAQISLLNTGNGFGGECHLDAPMISAALKGLDLAELDLVFIENVGNLVCPAEFEVGEHRKMMVYSVTEGEDKPLKYPVMFRSVEAVAVNKIDLLPYLDFDMDLFLANLRKVNPGAKVFEVSAKTGEGLGPWLEWLSEGDGQ, encoded by the coding sequence ATGGGTCGCTTCCACAGGCACGACGACGGCACGGTGCATGCGCACGACCATGGGGATCATCCGCACGAGCACCATCACCACCACGACCACGACCATGACCATGACCATGGCCACGATCACCACCATGACCACGGTCATGCGCACGAGCACGACCACGGCGATCATTCCGGGTACGACACCGGCCGCGAGCGCGTGCAGATCCTCGAGGACATCTTCACGGAGAACGACGTGCGCGCTGCGGAGAACCGCGCGTTTTTCGACGCCCACGGCGTCACCGCGATCAACGTCATGAGCTCCCCGGGCTCGGGGAAGACCGCCCTGCTCCGCCATGCGCTGGAGGACCTGAAGGGCAAGGTCCGGGTCGGAGTGATCGAGGGCGACATCGAGACCCCGCTGGACGCGGAGCGGCTGGAGGGTTTCGGGGCGCAGATTTCCCTGCTCAACACGGGCAACGGTTTCGGCGGCGAGTGCCATTTGGATGCGCCGATGATTTCTGCGGCGCTGAAGGGCCTGGATCTGGCGGAGCTGGATCTGGTTTTCATCGAGAACGTGGGCAACCTGGTGTGCCCGGCGGAGTTCGAGGTCGGCGAGCACCGGAAGATGATGGTGTATTCCGTCACGGAGGGCGAGGACAAGCCCCTGAAGTACCCGGTGATGTTCCGGTCGGTGGAGGCGGTGGCGGTCAACAAGATCGATCTGTTGCCGTATCTCGATTTCGACATGGACCTGTTCCTCGCGAACCTGCGCAAGGTCAATCCGGGCGCGAAGGTGTTCGAGGTGTCCGCCAAGACGGGCGAGGGCCTGGGCCCGTGGCTGGAGTGGTTGTCGGAGGGGGACGGGCAATGA
- a CDS encoding hydrogenase maturation nickel metallochaperone HypA: protein MHEVALSMQLARIVAKAADNRKVLVVRLEVGALRQVVPETLAHAWRFVVKDTNLGASRLDVDWKPVVLECPAGHVAEMPESWGFDCRICGQPAKVVGGEEFRVLDIELEPTRERA from the coding sequence ATGCATGAGGTAGCCTTGAGCATGCAACTGGCCCGTATCGTGGCCAAGGCTGCCGATAACCGAAAAGTCCTGGTCGTCCGGCTGGAAGTCGGCGCACTCCGTCAGGTGGTGCCCGAAACTCTGGCCCATGCCTGGAGGTTCGTGGTCAAGGACACCAACCTCGGCGCTTCCCGTCTCGACGTGGATTGGAAGCCGGTGGTGCTGGAATGCCCCGCCGGACACGTCGCGGAGATGCCCGAGTCGTGGGGGTTCGACTGCCGGATCTGCGGGCAGCCGGCGAAAGTCGTGGGCGGCGAAGAGTTTCGGGTTCTGGACATCGAACTGGAGCCAACGCGGGAAAGAGCGTGA